One genomic region from Vannielia litorea encodes:
- a CDS encoding gamma-glutamylcyclotransferase family protein, producing the protein MSDAYFFGYGSLVNRATHIHAPSFPARLRGWRRVWKSTVLRDVAFLSAEPWDGSVLEGLVAHVPGGDWAALDVRERAYGRHEVSAHCEHEAGEVRVEVYAVAPEHMAADAAHPVLLSYVDTVVQGFADVFGEAGALRFFETTAGWPPVVVDDRAAPIYPRATEVSAQERDFVDAGLRRLGVEKVAAPVRA; encoded by the coding sequence ATGAGCGACGCCTATTTTTTCGGCTATGGAAGCCTTGTGAACCGCGCCACGCATATTCATGCGCCGTCTTTTCCCGCACGGCTGCGGGGTTGGCGGCGGGTCTGGAAGAGCACGGTGCTGCGGGATGTGGCCTTTTTGAGCGCGGAGCCGTGGGACGGCTCGGTGCTGGAGGGGTTGGTGGCCCATGTGCCGGGCGGCGACTGGGCGGCGCTGGATGTGCGCGAGCGGGCCTATGGGCGGCACGAGGTATCGGCGCATTGCGAGCATGAGGCCGGGGAGGTCAGGGTGGAGGTGTATGCCGTTGCGCCCGAGCATATGGCGGCGGATGCGGCCCACCCGGTGCTGCTGAGCTACGTCGATACGGTGGTGCAGGGCTTTGCCGATGTGTTCGGCGAAGCGGGGGCGCTGCGGTTCTTCGAGACGACGGCGGGCTGGCCGCCGGTGGTGGTGGATGACCGGGCCGCGCCGATCTACCCGCGGGCAACCGAGGTGAGCGCGCAGGAGCGCGACTTTGTGGATGCGGGGCTGCGGCGGTTGGGCGTGGAGAAGGTCGCGGCCCCCGTCAGGGCGTGA